One Dunckerocampus dactyliophorus isolate RoL2022-P2 chromosome 18, RoL_Ddac_1.1, whole genome shotgun sequence genomic region harbors:
- the si:ch211-106h11.3 gene encoding CCN family member 1 — translation MIIKRVGYNLCGQNLLFFLYRKRIYSPVTSHVFGLLCESADSMGVLLFLAVIQAVTVALVSAECPAVCECPAGPPSCPPGVSSVPDGCGCCKVCAAQLNQDCHEGQPCDHHKGLECNYGNDVGRTHGICRAKAEGRSCEYNGRIYQNGENFHAGCKHQCTCIDGAVGCVPLCPSHVPLASPSCPAPHLVKVPGQCCLSIDCHKGSTVVPPGHRRPQPPAYPPYPFMPYPAYPYPKPYPKPYQKLYPYKPKKEIDTLGNELTEVGRKWDKPRGHKHLAAWRQVGDECVVQTTSWSQCSRSCGMGISSRVTNDNARCKLVKESRLCNIRPCSSMSIPVKKGRKCSRTHKAPEPHRLSYAGCRSTRLHRPNYCGVCRDGRCCSPRRTRTSSVTFACPDGERFTRSVMFIQSCKCSDECNHLNEAAMPPQRWLYGDTHKFID, via the exons ATGATCATCAAGCGAGTCGGATATAATCTTTGTGGACAAaacctattgttttttttataccgGAAGAGGATTTATTCACCTGTTACAAGTCACGTTTTTGGTCTTCTATGTGAATCGGCTGACAGCATGGGGGTACTGCTGTTCCTTGCTGTCATACAAGCGGTGACAGTCGCATTG GTGTCTGCAGAGTGTCCAGCGGTGTGTGAGTGCCCAGCCGGGCCCCCGTCCTGTCCCCCGGGGGTCAGTTCTGTGCCGGATGGATGCGGCTGCTGCAAAGTGTGTGCCGCACAGCTCAACCAGGATTGCCACGAAGGGCAACCCTGTGACCACCATAAAGGCCTGGAGTGCAACTACGGCAACGATGTGGGTCGTACGCACGGCATCTGCAGGG CAAAGGCAGAGGGCCGATCCTGCGAATACAACGGGCGAATCTATCAAAATGGCGAGAATTTCCATGCCGGTTGCAAGCACCAGTGCACCTGCATAGATGGGGCGGTGGGTTGTGTGCCCCTGTGCCCCAGCCATGTGCCCTTGGCATCACCTTCCTGCCCCGCCCCGCACCTGGTCAAAGTGCCCGGCCAGTGCTGCCTCAGCATCGACTGCCACAAGGGCTCAACCGTTGTGCCTCCGGGGCACCGTCGACCTCAACCCCCGGCTTACCCGCCGTACCCCTTCATGCCCTACCCAGCCTACCCTTACCCAAAACCATACCCCAAGCCGTACCAGAAGCTGTACCCCTACAAGCCCAAAAAGGAGATAGACACCCTGGGGAACGAGCTGACGgaggtgggccgcaaatgggaCAAGCCGCGTGGCCACAAGCACCTGGCGG CGTGGAGGCAGGTAGGAGACGAGTGCGTGGTCCAGACCACTTCCTGGTCCCAGTGTTCTCGCAGCTGTGGGATGGGCATCTCCTCTCGCGTCACCAACGACAACGCACGCTGTAAGCTGGTCAAGGAAAGTCGTCTGTGCAACATACGGCCCTGCAGCTCCATGTCCATCCCGGTCAAG AAAGGCAGGAAATGCTCCCGAACCCACAAAGCCCCCGAGCCGCACCGCCTGTCCTACGCCGGCTGCAGGAGCACCCGCCTGCACAGGCCCAACTACTGCGGCGTTTGTCGAGACGGCCGCTGCTGCTCGCCTCGCCGCACGCGCACCTCCAGCGTCACCTTCGCCTGCCCGGACGGCGAGCGCTTCACCAGATCCGTGATGTTCATCCAGTCGTGCAAGTGCAGCGACGAGTGCAACCACCTCAACGAGGCCGCCATGCCGCCGCAGCGATGGCTCTACGGAGACACGCACAAGTTCATTGACTAG
- the ddx39ab gene encoding DEAD (Asp-Glu-Ala-Asp) box polypeptide 39Ab, which yields MAENDVDNELLDYEDDDEPQGAPESAAPAGKKEVKGSYVSIHSSGFRDFLLKPELLRAIIDCGFEHPSEVQHECIPQAILGMDILCQAKSGMGKTAVFVLATLQQIEPVDGQVAVLVMCHTRELAFQISKEYERFSKYMPAVKSGVFFGGMAIKNDEDVLMKNCPHIVVGTPGRILALIQNKTLSLKNVKHFVLDECDKMLEHLDMRCDVQNIFRITPHEKQVMMFSATLSKEIRPVCRKFMQDPMEVFVDDETKLTLHGLQQYYCKLKDSEKNRKLFDLLDVLEFNQVVIFVKSIQRCIALSQLLVEQNFPAIAIHRGMAQEERLSRYQQFKDFQRRILVATNLFGRGMDIERVNIVFNYDMPEDSDTYLHRVARAGRFGTKGLAITFVSDETDAKTLNDVQDRFEVNVAELPDEIDISSYIEQSR from the exons ATGGCTGAGAATGACGTTGATAATGAGCTGCTCGACTACGAAGATGATGATGAACCCCAGGGAGCACCTGAGAGTGCAGCCCCCGCCGGCAAGAAGGAGGTGAAGGGTTCTTATGTTTCCATCCACAGCTCTGGTTTCAGGGATTTCCTACTCAAACCTGAATTACTCCGTGCCATCATCGACTGTGGTTTTGAACATCCATCTGAAG TCCAGCATGAATGCATCCCACAGGCCATCCTCGGCATGGACATCCTTTGCCAAGCTAAGTCCGGTATGGGCAAGACGGCTGTGTTTGTACTGGCCACCCTTCAGCAGATTGAACCAGTCGATGGACAG GTGGCAGTGTTGGTTATGTGCCACACACGAGAGCTGGCCTTCCAGATCAGCAAGGAGTACGAGCGCTTCTCCAAGTACATGCCAGCTGTTAAGTCGGGGGTGTTCTTTGGCGGGATGGCCATCAAGAACGACGAGGATGTCCTGATGAAGAATTGCCCCCATATTGTCGTCGGAACGCCGGGTCGCATCCTCGCTCTCATCCAGAACAAGACACTCAGTCTGAAGAATgtcaaacattttgttttggaCGAGTGTGACAAAATGTTGGAGCATCTGG ACATGAGGTGCGATGTGCAGAACATCTTCAGGATCACCCCCCACGAAAAGCAGGTGATGATGTTCAGTGCCACACTGAGCAAAGAGATCCGACCAGTCTGTCGCAAATTCATGCAGGAT CCCATGGAAGTGTTTGTGGATGACGAGACCAAACTGACTCTGCATGGCCTGCAACAGTACTACTGCAAGCTGAAGGACAGCGAGAAGAACCGCAAGCTCTTTGACCTGCTCGATGTGCTGGAGTTCAACCAG GTGGTGATCTTTGTCAAGTCAATTCAGCGCTGCATCGCTTTGTCCCAACTTCTGGTGGAGCAAAATTTCCCTGCCATTGCCATCCACAGGGGCATGGCTCAGGAAGAGAG GCTGTCTCGCTACCAGCAATTCAAAGACTTCCAAAGGCGCATTTTGGTTGCCACCAACCTTTTTGGCCGAGGGATGGACATCGAGCGGGTCAACATCGTCTTCAACTACGACATGCCAGAAGACTCTGACACCTACTTGCACAGG GTTGCCCGTGCTGGTAGGTTTGGCACCAAAGGCCTGGCTATAACCTTTGTTTCCGACGAGACCGACGCCAAGACTCTGAACGACGTGCAGGACCGCTTTGAGGTCAACGTGGCCGAGCTGCCTGACGAAATTGACATCTCCTCTTACA TTGAGCAGTCCAGATGA
- the si:ch211-106h11.1 gene encoding volume-regulated anion channel subunit LRRC8D isoform X1, whose product MTEIKYFPFYACFCSVDGEVTMFSLSELAPLDQHQSRSKLLKPWWEIFMDYTVVLMLMTSVLASTVQLSRDKVVCIPLDSHASANLSAVSSNSVATRMPARIPPDIGPNLYLTASGRRTHLVHQQYVYISQVCYHETLPWSSRFFPYVALLLSLMLMASGSFWLHFPHTSARIEHFLTILAKCCESPWTSQALTHAAQQDILQDRNLLAKAKGAECAPPCSSPLQGLTRHLRVESAAYRPLTECPPPCQSRHSFDTASNRIFSSSVHFTPSGAHHARQGISLDKSDEEEARALFERVRKFRAHSESSDVIYKVYLAQTVFKLLTATLIMSSTIPLLSSFSFTHICHPEVQASVGYAAFQCIHVLSSLLHKLMLAYLTLLGLYNLLNLYTLGWLVHNSLRHYPVHSLKELTSLRDMPDLRNDLAFLLHMLDQYDPLLVQRLAVFLSPVSERGLLDRGVEGPWGEQKLRAMISSDPDGRACLQLIALPELPPALFTLSHLQVLKLELITDARFTMQVSDMTSLRELHLCCCTASVESSALRVLQERLEVLHITFSHTSEIPSWVLSLDSLRELHLFGHLGHSWPLGSLRYLRHLCVLVIHGMLQRIPGELCEVAGSLVKLEVHNEGARLLALSGLKRMVALTELQLQGCLLERLPSALQALTNLQVLDMKNNRLRALEELPRMAHLTRLSCLRLSGNSVGTLPDSVGELQGLELLDLSNNQLQNVPLALFSLCRLQKLLLAGNLLKKLPAEVKALQHLTELDISGNRLESLPPELFISCVKLYLLNVSHNALRSLPVGISSLTELCMLDLRENNLYELPAELGRCSGLRGGGLLVDYGLFLTLPPHVRDSLSHICSSSSSESDLEESLRFSPSQWRFSSALESQI is encoded by the exons atgactgagaTCAAATATTTCCCCTTTTACGCTTGCTTTTGCAGTGTGGACGGCGAGGTCACAATGTTTTCCCTGTCAGAGCTGGCTCCGCTAGATCAGCATCAGAGCAGGTCTAAGCTGTTGAAGCCATGGTGGGAGATCTTTATGGACTACACGGTGGTCCTGATGCTTATGACCTCGGTTCTAGCCAGTACAGTGCAGTTATCCAGGGACAAAGTGGTATGCATTCCCTTGGATTCTCACGCCTCGGCAAATTTAAGCGCCGTCTCCTCGAACTCTGTAGCCACCAGGATGCCGGCACGTATTCCACCTGACATCGGACCAAATCTTTATTTGACTGCTTCGGGCCGACGCACTCACCTGGTCCACCAGCAATATGTCTACATCAGCCAG GTGTGCTACCATGAGACGCTGCCTTGGTCCTCACGATTTTTCCCCTACGTCGCCTTACTGCTGTCTCTGATGTTGATGGCAAGTGGCTCCTTCTGGCTCCACTTCCCCCACACGTCCGCACGTATCGAGCACTTCCTCACCATCTTGGCAAAGTGCTGCGAGTCACCCTGGACATCCCAGGCCCTGACCCACGCCGCCCAGCAGGACATCCTCCAAGACAGGAACTTGCTAGCAAAGGCAAAAGGAGCAGAATGTGCTCCCCCTTGCTCCTCACCTCTGCAGGGCCTCACAAGACACTTAAGAGTAGAGTCGGCCGCGTACAGACCACTTACGGAATGTCCTCCTCCATGCCAATCTCGTCACTCCTTTGACACAGCGTCCAATAGGATCTTCAGCTCCTCGGTTCATTTCACTCCTTCTGGCGCTCATCACGCCAGGCAAGGAATCAGTCTAGATAAAAGTGATGAGGAAGAGGCCAGAGCGCTATTTGAGAGGGTCAGGAAATTCAGAGCCCACTCTGAAAGCTCAGATGTCATTTACAAG GTCTACTTGGCTCAGACCGTATTCAAGTTGCTCACGGCAACACTCATCATGAGTTCCACCATCCCTCTTCTCAGCTCCTTCTCCTTCACCCACATCTGCCACCCTGAGGTGCAGGCCTCGGTGGGCTACGCTGCCTTCCAGTGTATCCACGTGCTCTCGTCTCTCCTGCACAAACTGATGCTGGCGTACTTGACTTTACTGGGACTCTACAACCTGCTGAATTTATACACACTCGGCTGGCTTGTACACAA CTCTCTCCGCCACTATCCCGTCCATTCACTGAAGGAGCTGACCTCCCTGCGAGACATGCCGGACCTGAGGAACGACCTGGCCTTTCTTCTGCACATGTTAGACCAGTATGACCCTTTGCTGGTCCAGCGCCTCGCCGTCTTTCTCTCCCCTGTCTCTGAGAGGGGCTTGCTGGACAGAGGTGTGGAGGGGCCCTGGGGGGAGCAGAAGCTGCGTGCTATGATCAGTTCTGACCCTGATGGTCGCGCCTGTCTGCAGCTGATTGCCCTGCCTGAGCTTCCCCCTGCCCTCTTTACCCTCAGCCACCTTCAGGTCCTCAAATTGGAGCTCATCACGGATGCTCGGTTTACAATGCAGGTGTCCGACATGACCTCACTCAG GGAGCTCCATCTCTGCTGCTGCACAGCATCTGTTGAGTCCAGTGCTCTCAGAGTCCTCCAAGAACGTCTTGAAGTCCTCCACATCACCTTCTCTCACACATCAGAGATCCCCAGCTGGGTTCTCTCCCTCGACAGCCTCCGTGAGCTTCACCTATTTGGTCACCTGGGCCACAGCTGGCCTCTTGGGAGCCTCCGATACTTGCGTCACCTCTGTGTTCTGGTGATTCACGGCATGCTACAGCGGATCCCTGGAGAGCTGTGTGAGGTGGCTGGCAGCTTGGTAAAGCTGGAGGTTCACAACGAAGGCGCTAGGCTGCTTGCACTGTCTGGTCTGAAACGGATGGTTGCACTAACAGAGTTGCAGCTGCAGGGCTGTCTGCTCGAGCGCTTGCCGTCTGCATTGCAAGCTCTGACCAATCTGCAGGTTCTTGATATGAAGAATAATAGGTTGAGAGCTCTGGAAGAACTTCCCCGGATGGCTCATCTCACTCGCCTCTCTTGTCTCAGACTTTCAGGTAACAGTGTCGGCACTCTACCAGACAGTGTTGGTGAACTACAAGGCCTAGAGCTCCTTGATCTGTCCAACAACCAACTCCAGAATGTTCCCTTGGCGCTCTTCTCTCTTTGCCGCCTTCAAAAGCTTCTGCTGGCTGGCAACTTGCTTAAGAAGCTCCCTGCAGAGGTGAAAGCTCTACAGCACCTAACAGAGCTCGACATCAGTGGAAACAGGCTGGAGAGTCTCCCTCCGGAGTTGTTCATTAGCTGTGTGAAGCTTTACCTTTTAAATGTATCACACAACGCTCTTCGATCATTACCCGTGGGGATTTCATCCTTAACGGAGCTGTGCATGTTGGACCTGCGCGAGAACAACTTGTATGAACTGCCTGCAGAATTGGGACGCTGCTCAGGTTTGCGCGGAGGCGGTCTTCTGGTGGACTATGGGCTCTTCCTCACATTGCCGCCACATGTGAGGGACTCGCTGAGCCATATTTGCTCCTCAAGTTCCAGTGAGTCAGATTTGGAGGAATCTCTGCGCTTTTCTCCTTCACAGTGGCGATTCTCTTCAGCTCTGGAATCACAGATATGA
- the si:ch211-106h11.1 gene encoding volume-regulated anion channel subunit LRRC8D isoform X2: MFSLSELAPLDQHQSRSKLLKPWWEIFMDYTVVLMLMTSVLASTVQLSRDKVVCIPLDSHASANLSAVSSNSVATRMPARIPPDIGPNLYLTASGRRTHLVHQQYVYISQVCYHETLPWSSRFFPYVALLLSLMLMASGSFWLHFPHTSARIEHFLTILAKCCESPWTSQALTHAAQQDILQDRNLLAKAKGAECAPPCSSPLQGLTRHLRVESAAYRPLTECPPPCQSRHSFDTASNRIFSSSVHFTPSGAHHARQGISLDKSDEEEARALFERVRKFRAHSESSDVIYKVYLAQTVFKLLTATLIMSSTIPLLSSFSFTHICHPEVQASVGYAAFQCIHVLSSLLHKLMLAYLTLLGLYNLLNLYTLGWLVHNSLRHYPVHSLKELTSLRDMPDLRNDLAFLLHMLDQYDPLLVQRLAVFLSPVSERGLLDRGVEGPWGEQKLRAMISSDPDGRACLQLIALPELPPALFTLSHLQVLKLELITDARFTMQVSDMTSLRELHLCCCTASVESSALRVLQERLEVLHITFSHTSEIPSWVLSLDSLRELHLFGHLGHSWPLGSLRYLRHLCVLVIHGMLQRIPGELCEVAGSLVKLEVHNEGARLLALSGLKRMVALTELQLQGCLLERLPSALQALTNLQVLDMKNNRLRALEELPRMAHLTRLSCLRLSGNSVGTLPDSVGELQGLELLDLSNNQLQNVPLALFSLCRLQKLLLAGNLLKKLPAEVKALQHLTELDISGNRLESLPPELFISCVKLYLLNVSHNALRSLPVGISSLTELCMLDLRENNLYELPAELGRCSGLRGGGLLVDYGLFLTLPPHVRDSLSHICSSSSSESDLEESLRFSPSQWRFSSALESQI; encoded by the exons ATGTTTTCCCTGTCAGAGCTGGCTCCGCTAGATCAGCATCAGAGCAGGTCTAAGCTGTTGAAGCCATGGTGGGAGATCTTTATGGACTACACGGTGGTCCTGATGCTTATGACCTCGGTTCTAGCCAGTACAGTGCAGTTATCCAGGGACAAAGTGGTATGCATTCCCTTGGATTCTCACGCCTCGGCAAATTTAAGCGCCGTCTCCTCGAACTCTGTAGCCACCAGGATGCCGGCACGTATTCCACCTGACATCGGACCAAATCTTTATTTGACTGCTTCGGGCCGACGCACTCACCTGGTCCACCAGCAATATGTCTACATCAGCCAG GTGTGCTACCATGAGACGCTGCCTTGGTCCTCACGATTTTTCCCCTACGTCGCCTTACTGCTGTCTCTGATGTTGATGGCAAGTGGCTCCTTCTGGCTCCACTTCCCCCACACGTCCGCACGTATCGAGCACTTCCTCACCATCTTGGCAAAGTGCTGCGAGTCACCCTGGACATCCCAGGCCCTGACCCACGCCGCCCAGCAGGACATCCTCCAAGACAGGAACTTGCTAGCAAAGGCAAAAGGAGCAGAATGTGCTCCCCCTTGCTCCTCACCTCTGCAGGGCCTCACAAGACACTTAAGAGTAGAGTCGGCCGCGTACAGACCACTTACGGAATGTCCTCCTCCATGCCAATCTCGTCACTCCTTTGACACAGCGTCCAATAGGATCTTCAGCTCCTCGGTTCATTTCACTCCTTCTGGCGCTCATCACGCCAGGCAAGGAATCAGTCTAGATAAAAGTGATGAGGAAGAGGCCAGAGCGCTATTTGAGAGGGTCAGGAAATTCAGAGCCCACTCTGAAAGCTCAGATGTCATTTACAAG GTCTACTTGGCTCAGACCGTATTCAAGTTGCTCACGGCAACACTCATCATGAGTTCCACCATCCCTCTTCTCAGCTCCTTCTCCTTCACCCACATCTGCCACCCTGAGGTGCAGGCCTCGGTGGGCTACGCTGCCTTCCAGTGTATCCACGTGCTCTCGTCTCTCCTGCACAAACTGATGCTGGCGTACTTGACTTTACTGGGACTCTACAACCTGCTGAATTTATACACACTCGGCTGGCTTGTACACAA CTCTCTCCGCCACTATCCCGTCCATTCACTGAAGGAGCTGACCTCCCTGCGAGACATGCCGGACCTGAGGAACGACCTGGCCTTTCTTCTGCACATGTTAGACCAGTATGACCCTTTGCTGGTCCAGCGCCTCGCCGTCTTTCTCTCCCCTGTCTCTGAGAGGGGCTTGCTGGACAGAGGTGTGGAGGGGCCCTGGGGGGAGCAGAAGCTGCGTGCTATGATCAGTTCTGACCCTGATGGTCGCGCCTGTCTGCAGCTGATTGCCCTGCCTGAGCTTCCCCCTGCCCTCTTTACCCTCAGCCACCTTCAGGTCCTCAAATTGGAGCTCATCACGGATGCTCGGTTTACAATGCAGGTGTCCGACATGACCTCACTCAG GGAGCTCCATCTCTGCTGCTGCACAGCATCTGTTGAGTCCAGTGCTCTCAGAGTCCTCCAAGAACGTCTTGAAGTCCTCCACATCACCTTCTCTCACACATCAGAGATCCCCAGCTGGGTTCTCTCCCTCGACAGCCTCCGTGAGCTTCACCTATTTGGTCACCTGGGCCACAGCTGGCCTCTTGGGAGCCTCCGATACTTGCGTCACCTCTGTGTTCTGGTGATTCACGGCATGCTACAGCGGATCCCTGGAGAGCTGTGTGAGGTGGCTGGCAGCTTGGTAAAGCTGGAGGTTCACAACGAAGGCGCTAGGCTGCTTGCACTGTCTGGTCTGAAACGGATGGTTGCACTAACAGAGTTGCAGCTGCAGGGCTGTCTGCTCGAGCGCTTGCCGTCTGCATTGCAAGCTCTGACCAATCTGCAGGTTCTTGATATGAAGAATAATAGGTTGAGAGCTCTGGAAGAACTTCCCCGGATGGCTCATCTCACTCGCCTCTCTTGTCTCAGACTTTCAGGTAACAGTGTCGGCACTCTACCAGACAGTGTTGGTGAACTACAAGGCCTAGAGCTCCTTGATCTGTCCAACAACCAACTCCAGAATGTTCCCTTGGCGCTCTTCTCTCTTTGCCGCCTTCAAAAGCTTCTGCTGGCTGGCAACTTGCTTAAGAAGCTCCCTGCAGAGGTGAAAGCTCTACAGCACCTAACAGAGCTCGACATCAGTGGAAACAGGCTGGAGAGTCTCCCTCCGGAGTTGTTCATTAGCTGTGTGAAGCTTTACCTTTTAAATGTATCACACAACGCTCTTCGATCATTACCCGTGGGGATTTCATCCTTAACGGAGCTGTGCATGTTGGACCTGCGCGAGAACAACTTGTATGAACTGCCTGCAGAATTGGGACGCTGCTCAGGTTTGCGCGGAGGCGGTCTTCTGGTGGACTATGGGCTCTTCCTCACATTGCCGCCACATGTGAGGGACTCGCTGAGCCATATTTGCTCCTCAAGTTCCAGTGAGTCAGATTTGGAGGAATCTCTGCGCTTTTCTCCTTCACAGTGGCGATTCTCTTCAGCTCTGGAATCACAGATATGA
- the gcat gene encoding 2-amino-3-ketobutyrate coenzyme A ligase, mitochondrial, which translates to MLVVMSLGKAGWALVNPLRGVFQPSASVVSRSYAAVAEARAVLNGELESIRAAGTWKSERIITSKQGPHINVDTSRGSILNFCANNYLGLSSHPEVVQAGIDALKLYGAGLSSVRFICGTQDLHKNLERKLAEFHEREDCILYASCFDANAGLFEVLLGPEDAVLSDELNHASIIDGIRLCRAKRLRYKHMDLSDLESKLKESQSSRMRLVVTDGVFSMDGDVAPLTGICDLAEQYGALVFIDECHATGFLGSRGRGTDELLGVMDRVHIVNSTLGKALGGAAGGYTVGPKPLIDLLRQRSRPYLFSNSLPPPVVGCATRAVELLLASNEISQSMSAKTMRFRNKMTQAGFTISGSAHPICPVMLGDARLASLMADDMLKLGVYVIGFSYPVVPKGKARIRVQISAAHTDADIDHCVDAFIQTGRKHGVVS; encoded by the exons ATGCTAGTGGTCATGTCTCTGGGCAAAGCTGGCTGGGCTCTGGTGAACCCTCTCCGGGGGGTCTTTCAACCTTCGGCCTCGGTCGTGAGTCGTAGCTACGCTGCTGTTGCTGAAGCCAGAGCAGTCTTAAACGGCGAACTAGAGTCTATTCGTGCGGCGGGAACGTGGAAATCTGAGAGGATCATCACTTCCAAACAGGGACCGCACATCAACGTGGACACGAGTCGTGGCA GCATTTTGAACTTCTGTGCCAACAACTACCTTGGGTTGTCCAGTCATCCAGAGGTGGTCCAGGCAGGGATTGATGCTCTCAAATTATATGGAGCTGGATTAAGCTCAGTCAGATTCATCTGCGGTACTCAG GATTTGCACAAAAATTTGGAGCGGAAGTTGGCAGAGTTTCATGAGAGGGAGGACTGCATCCTCTATGCCAGCTGTTTTGATGCCAATGCTGGGCTGTTTGAG GTCCTACTGGGACCAGAGGATGCAGTGCTGTCAGATGAGCTCAACCATGCCTCCATTATTGACGGGATCCGTCTGTGTCGGGCGAAGAGGCTGCGCTACAAACACATGGACCTCAGTGATTTGGAGAGCAAGCTGAAGGAGTCTCAG TCCTCCCGTATGCGGCTGGTCGTCACAGATGGAGTCTTCTCGATGGACGGGGATGTGGCTCCTTTAACAGGAATCTGTGACCTGGCAGAGCAGTATGGAGCCTTGGTGTTCATAGATGAATGCCATGCTACAGGTTTCCTTGGTTCCCGGGGCAG AGGAACCGATGAGCTTCTGGGAGTGATGGATCGAGTTCATATTGTAAACTCCACCCTGGGAAAAGCCCTGGGAGGTGCAGCTG GTGGCTACACAGTGGGTCCAAAACCCCTCATAGACCTGCTGAGGCAGCGCTCTCGACCTTACCTCTTCTCCAACTCCCTCCCCCCTCCTGTGGTGGGCTGCGCTACCCGGGCTGTGGAGCTGCTGCTCGCCTCCAATGAGATTTCGCAGAGCATGTCAGCCAAAACCATGCG GTTCCGGAACAAGATGACGCAGGCTGGTTTCACCATCTCAGGCTCCGCTCACCCGATCTGTCCGGTGATGCTCGGCGATGCACGGCTGGCCTCCCTCATGGCAGACGACATGCTGAAGCTAG GAGTGTATGTGATTGGATTTTCCTACCCGGTCGTACCAAAAGGCAAAGCCAGAATCCGGGTTCAGATTTCAGCTGCACACACTGACGCAGACATCGACCACTGCGTCGACGCCTTCATTCAGACTGGTAGAAAGCAcggagttgtttcttga